The Benincasa hispida cultivar B227 chromosome 9, ASM972705v1, whole genome shotgun sequence genome has a segment encoding these proteins:
- the LOC120084695 gene encoding S-protein homolog 1-like has product MIQFRNVLFLWLITAALVGADQILRLTLPPPAVSRYYIHIVNGLSKFDMVVHCQSKDDDLGYHHLVNHGDDYQWNFNVNFWETTLFWCKLEKPDAYVSFEVFWPESKSTWLRDRCGTQGTCIWTAKDDGIYLRNMPANVDEFVHKWISTR; this is encoded by the coding sequence ATGATCCAATTCAGGAATGTGTTGTTTTTGTGGCTCATCACAGCAGCCTTGGTCGGTGCTGATCAGATTTTGAGGCTGACGTTACCTCCACCGGCGGTTTCGAGGTATTACATTCACATAGTAAATGGACTAAGCAAATTCGATATGGTTGTGCACTGCCAGTCGAAGGACGATGATTTGGGGTATCACCATTTGGTTAACCATGGAGATGATTACCAATGGAACTTTAATGTGAACTTTTGGGAAACAACCCTGTTTTGGTGCAAATTGGAGAAGCCAGATGCGTATGTTTCTTTTGAAGTCTTTTGGCCCGAGTCCAAAAGCACCTGGCTCCGTGATAGGTGTGGGACTCAAGGTACTTGTATTTGGACGGCTAAAGATGATGGAATTTATTTGAGAAACATGCCGGCTAATGTTGATGAGTTTGTTCACAAATGGATCTCTACTAGATAA